The following coding sequences are from one Aliarcobacter skirrowii CCUG 10374 window:
- a CDS encoding AAA family ATPase, with translation MITRVYIKNCLSFKELELEFNSGLNIFTGPSGAGKSILMQEFLALFGLNEIKSELAELNINNSKIKNEEFDINFEEDIVFKSIKKDKTRYFLNNQSISKKSLSEISNSIIKYLSLKDTSDFKSEVLIDFLDRYASKNFSGFKVLKDDFVNNYKELVEIKKRLDKLNEDEKKLEDLKEFARFEISKIEEINPKLNEYEELNSLKKALAKKEKIEKASLKATKIFEHVSGVNELLEILEINSAFFDEAINELNNILEKSNDTLGELEDIDIESTLDRIEKISNLIKKFGSIEDALKYKEQKQKELDSYMNISFEKSDLEKKYQSLQTYVLDLANKMSDYRKEGLIRLEKDVNYYLEFLYLSSAKIDLKNQELDSSGVDYIDFKLNQVSLQTISSGEYNRLRLALLSAISKLDIGENGILFLDEIDANLSGKESEAIANVLISLSKNYQIFAISHQIQLASSANQHFLVEKINGVSTVKELNNSERVNEIARMISGENVTNEAIEFAKNIIKS, from the coding sequence TTGATTACAAGAGTTTATATAAAAAATTGTTTAAGTTTTAAAGAGCTTGAATTAGAGTTTAATAGTGGATTAAATATCTTTACAGGTCCAAGTGGAGCTGGAAAATCTATCTTAATGCAAGAGTTTTTAGCACTTTTTGGATTAAATGAGATAAAAAGTGAGTTAGCTGAGCTAAATATAAATAATTCAAAAATAAAAAATGAAGAGTTTGATATAAACTTTGAAGAGGATATTGTTTTCAAAAGTATTAAAAAAGATAAAACAAGATATTTTCTAAACAATCAAAGCATATCAAAAAAATCACTAAGTGAGATATCAAATAGTATAATTAAATATTTAAGTTTAAAAGATACAAGTGATTTTAAAAGTGAAGTTTTAATAGATTTTCTAGATAGGTATGCAAGTAAAAATTTTAGTGGATTTAAAGTACTTAAAGATGATTTTGTAAATAACTATAAAGAACTTGTTGAGATAAAAAAGAGATTAGATAAATTAAATGAAGATGAGAAAAAGTTAGAAGATTTAAAAGAGTTTGCAAGATTTGAGATATCAAAAATAGAAGAGATAAATCCAAAATTAAATGAGTATGAAGAGTTAAATAGTCTAAAAAAAGCTCTTGCAAAAAAAGAGAAGATAGAGAAAGCTAGTTTAAAAGCTACAAAAATATTTGAGCATGTTAGTGGAGTTAATGAACTTTTAGAAATTTTAGAGATAAATAGTGCATTTTTTGATGAAGCTATAAATGAGCTAAATAATATTTTAGAAAAATCTAATGACACTTTAGGAGAACTTGAAGATATTGATATTGAATCAACTCTTGATAGAATTGAGAAAATATCAAATCTAATAAAAAAATTTGGTTCAATAGAAGATGCTCTTAAGTATAAAGAGCAAAAACAAAAAGAGCTAGATAGTTATATGAATATTAGTTTTGAAAAGAGTGATTTAGAGAAAAAATATCAATCTTTGCAAACTTATGTTTTAGATTTAGCAAATAAGATGAGTGATTACAGAAAAGAGGGATTAATAAGACTTGAAAAAGATGTAAATTATTATTTAGAATTTTTATATTTAAGTAGTGCAAAAATTGATTTAAAAAATCAAGAGCTTGATAGTAGTGGAGTTGATTACATAGATTTTAAGTTAAATCAAGTATCTTTGCAAACAATAAGTTCTGGTGAATACAACAGATTAAGACTTGCACTTTTAAGTGCAATTTCAAAACTTGATATTGGTGAAAATGGAATTTTGTTTTTAGACGAAATAGATGCAAATTTAAGTGGAAAAGAGAGTGAAGCAATAGCAAATGTTCTTATAAGTTTAAGTAAAAATTATCAAATATTTGCAATTTCACATCAAATACAACTTGCATCAAGTGCAAATCAACACTTTTTGGTTGAAAAAATCAATGGAGTTTCAACTGTAAAAGAGTTAAATAATAGTGAAAGAGTAAATGAGATAGCAAGAATGATAAGTGGTGAAAATGTTACAAATGAAGCAATAGAGTTTGCTAAAAATATAATAAAATCTTAA
- a CDS encoding NAD(+)/NADH kinase, which translates to MRLEKSCEHLKKIENIGVVLKPNSPELKDAFLRVEKLFLDKNIDLILEKSSAQMISQNGLDFDLMCQKSDFLISIGGDGTLLGVVRKSFKYNLPVLGINLGTLGFLTDLKLEDLPCFIEDLLINDYKIEPRMMIEAQIGDKKFIAFNDIVISRKNLSSMLEIKAKIDKKEFNTYYGDGLIVSTPSGSTAYNLSVGGPIVYPLTNAFIITPVAAHSLTQRPIVVPADFEIEFKTPSDEATVIVDGQDLYDLKQNEIVNIKISKKSAKMLYRTKRDFFKVLSEKLRWGN; encoded by the coding sequence TTGAGATTAGAAAAAAGTTGCGAACACTTAAAAAAAATTGAAAATATTGGTGTAGTTCTTAAACCAAATAGTCCAGAATTAAAAGATGCTTTTTTAAGAGTAGAAAAACTATTTTTGGACAAAAATATAGATTTGATTTTAGAAAAAAGTAGTGCACAAATGATTTCTCAAAATGGATTAGATTTTGATTTAATGTGCCAAAAATCTGATTTTTTAATCTCTATTGGAGGAGATGGAACACTTCTTGGAGTAGTTAGAAAATCTTTTAAATATAATCTTCCAGTTTTAGGAATAAATTTAGGAACTTTGGGATTTTTAACAGATTTAAAACTGGAAGATTTACCATGTTTTATTGAAGATTTGCTAATAAATGATTATAAAATTGAACCAAGAATGATGATAGAGGCACAAATAGGAGATAAAAAATTTATAGCATTTAACGATATAGTAATATCTAGAAAAAATCTATCTTCAATGCTTGAGATAAAAGCAAAAATTGATAAAAAAGAGTTTAATACATATTATGGTGATGGTTTAATAGTATCAACTCCAAGTGGCTCAACTGCATATAATTTATCTGTTGGTGGACCAATTGTTTATCCACTTACAAATGCATTTATAATAACTCCAGTTGCAGCTCACTCACTAACTCAACGACCAATAGTTGTACCAGCTGATTTTGAAATTGAGTTTAAAACACCAAGTGATGAAGCGACTGTTATAGTTGATGGTCAAGATCTGTACGATTTAAAGCAAAATGAGATTGTAAATATTAAAATATCAAAAAAGAGTGCAAAGATGCTTTATAGAACAAAAAGAGACTTTTTTAAAGTTTTAAGTGAAAAATTAAGATGGGGTAACTAA
- the fusA gene encoding elongation factor G produces MARKVPLNRVRNIGIAAHIDAGKTTSTERILFYTGISHKIGETHEGTATMDWMEQEQERGITITSAATTCFWNHPKTNEQLQINIIDTPGHVDFTIEVERSMRVLDGAVAVFCSVGGVQPQSETVWRQANKYGVPRIIYVNKMDRTGANFFSVMNQVKDRLKANPVPLQIPIGAEDQFRGMVDLVKMKAYTYTLDAQAGEMYKIEDIPADLVDTAAEYREKLIEAAAESSDELMDKYLGGEELTEEEITAGIKKRCLAMEITPMVCGTSFKNKGIQPLLDAVAMYLPAPTEVADIKGETQDGEAVIVPSTDKGEVAALAFKIMTDPFVGQLTFTRVYRGILESGTYVLNSTKMKKERIGRLLKMHANSREEVKELYAGEIGAVVGLKDTITGDTLASEKDPVILERMDFPDPVISVAVEPKTKADQEKMGIALGKLAEEDPSFRVNTDEETGQTIISGMGELHLEILVDRMKREFKVEAEVGAPQVAYRETIRNAVKQEYKYAKQSGGKGQYGHVYLEIKPLPAGSEPTFKFNNEIKGGVVPKEYVPAVEKGAFEAMQGGILAGYPMVDIEVTLYDGSYHEVDSSEMAFKLAASMGFKQGCRSAAAGAVLLEPMMKVEIETPEEYMGDVIGDCNKRRGQVQSMDDRAGIKLVTAMIPLSELFGYSTDLRSMSQGRATYSMLFDSYQEVPRNVSEEIIKKRNG; encoded by the coding sequence ATGGCAAGAAAAGTACCCTTAAATAGAGTTAGAAATATTGGTATTGCTGCACACATTGATGCAGGAAAAACAACAAGTACTGAGAGAATTCTTTTTTATACAGGAATCTCTCACAAAATTGGTGAGACTCATGAAGGTACAGCAACAATGGACTGGATGGAGCAAGAGCAAGAAAGAGGTATTACAATTACTTCTGCTGCTACAACTTGTTTTTGGAATCACCCAAAAACAAATGAGCAACTACAAATAAATATCATTGACACTCCAGGTCACGTTGACTTTACTATTGAAGTTGAGAGATCAATGAGGGTTCTTGATGGTGCTGTTGCAGTATTTTGTTCAGTTGGTGGGGTTCAACCACAATCTGAAACAGTTTGGAGACAAGCAAATAAGTATGGAGTTCCTAGAATTATCTATGTAAACAAAATGGATAGAACAGGTGCAAACTTCTTTAGTGTAATGAATCAAGTAAAAGATAGATTAAAAGCAAATCCGGTTCCACTTCAAATTCCAATTGGTGCAGAAGACCAATTTAGAGGAATGGTTGATTTAGTAAAAATGAAAGCTTATACTTATACTCTTGATGCACAAGCTGGTGAGATGTATAAAATTGAAGATATTCCTGCTGATTTAGTTGATACAGCTGCTGAATACAGAGAAAAACTAATCGAAGCTGCTGCTGAATCAAGTGATGAGTTAATGGATAAATACCTTGGTGGTGAAGAGTTAACTGAAGAGGAAATCACAGCTGGAATTAAAAAAAGATGTTTAGCTATGGAAATTACTCCTATGGTTTGTGGAACATCATTTAAAAACAAAGGTATTCAACCACTTCTTGATGCTGTTGCTATGTATTTACCAGCTCCAACAGAGGTTGCTGATATTAAAGGTGAAACTCAAGATGGTGAAGCTGTAATTGTTCCTTCAACTGATAAAGGTGAAGTTGCAGCTTTAGCATTTAAAATTATGACTGACCCATTTGTTGGACAATTAACATTTACAAGAGTTTATAGAGGAATTTTAGAGTCTGGAACTTATGTATTAAACTCTACAAAAATGAAAAAAGAGAGAATCGGAAGATTACTTAAAATGCATGCAAACTCTAGAGAAGAAGTTAAAGAACTTTATGCTGGAGAAATTGGTGCAGTTGTTGGTCTTAAAGATACAATTACAGGTGATACACTAGCAAGCGAAAAAGATCCAGTAATTCTAGAGAGAATGGATTTCCCAGATCCAGTTATTAGTGTTGCTGTTGAGCCAAAAACAAAAGCTGACCAAGAAAAAATGGGTATTGCTTTAGGAAAACTTGCTGAAGAAGATCCATCATTTAGAGTAAATACTGATGAAGAAACAGGTCAAACTATTATTTCTGGAATGGGTGAATTACACCTTGAAATTCTTGTAGATAGAATGAAAAGAGAGTTTAAGGTTGAAGCTGAAGTTGGTGCTCCACAAGTTGCATATAGAGAGACTATTAGAAATGCTGTTAAACAAGAGTACAAATATGCAAAACAATCTGGAGGTAAAGGTCAATATGGACATGTTTACTTAGAGATTAAACCTCTTCCTGCTGGAAGTGAACCAACATTTAAATTCAATAATGAAATTAAAGGTGGGGTTGTACCAAAAGAGTATGTTCCAGCTGTTGAAAAAGGTGCATTTGAAGCAATGCAAGGTGGTATCTTAGCTGGTTACCCAATGGTTGATATTGAAGTTACACTTTATGATGGAAGTTACCACGAAGTTGACTCATCTGAAATGGCGTTTAAATTAGCTGCTTCAATGGGATTCAAACAAGGTTGTAGAAGTGCAGCTGCAGGTGCTGTTTTACTTGAGCCAATGATGAAAGTTGAAATTGAGACTCCAGAAGAGTACATGGGAGACGTTATTGGAGATTGTAATAAAAGAAGAGGACAAGTTCAATCTATGGATGACAGAGCAGGTATCAAACTTGTTACTGCTATGATTCCATTATCAGAACTATTTGGTTACTCAACAGATTTAAGATCTATGTCTCAAGGTAGAGCAACATACTCAATGTTGTTTGATTCATACCAAGAGGTTCCAAGAAATGTATCTGAAGAGATTATCAAAAAAAGAAATGGATAA
- the rpsG gene encoding 30S ribosomal protein S7: protein MRRRKAPVREVMADPIYNSKVITKFVNAIMLDGKKSVAEKILYGAIENLDKRGEEKGIELFERAIENVKPLLEVRSRRVGGATYQVPVEVRAVRRQTLALRWLIDASRKRNERTMVERLANELFEAANERGASFKKKEDVHRMAEANKAFAHYRW from the coding sequence ATGAGAAGAAGAAAAGCTCCAGTTAGAGAAGTAATGGCTGATCCTATCTACAATAGTAAAGTTATTACAAAATTTGTTAATGCAATTATGCTAGATGGTAAAAAATCTGTTGCAGAAAAAATCCTTTATGGTGCAATTGAAAACCTTGATAAAAGAGGTGAAGAAAAAGGTATTGAACTTTTTGAAAGAGCAATTGAAAATGTTAAACCTCTTTTAGAAGTAAGAAGTAGAAGAGTTGGAGGAGCTACATACCAAGTTCCTGTTGAAGTTAGAGCTGTAAGAAGACAAACTTTAGCACTAAGATGGCTTATTGATGCTTCAAGAAAAAGAAATGAAAGAACAATGGTAGAAAGACTTGCAAACGAACTATTCGAAGCTGCAAACGAAAGAGGAGCATCTTTTAAGAAAAAAGAAGATGTACATAGAATGGCAGAGGCTAATAAAGCATTTGCACACTACAGATGGTAG
- the rpsL gene encoding 30S ribosomal protein S12: protein MPTIQQLIRKERKKVVEKSKSPALKKCPQRRGVCTRVYTTTPKKPNSALRKVAKVRLTTGIEVISYIGGEGHNLQEHSIVLVRGGRVKDLPGVKYHIVRGALDSAGVNNRTVSRSKYGTKRPKVKK, encoded by the coding sequence ATGCCTACTATACAACAGCTTATTAGAAAAGAGCGAAAAAAAGTGGTTGAGAAATCAAAATCACCAGCTTTAAAAAAATGTCCACAAAGAAGAGGAGTATGTACAAGAGTATATACAACAACTCCAAAAAAACCTAACTCAGCTTTAAGAAAAGTTGCAAAAGTTAGATTAACTACTGGAATTGAAGTTATTTCATATATCGGTGGAGAGGGTCATAACCTTCAAGAGCACTCAATTGTGTTAGTAAGAGGGGGAAGAGTAAAAGATTTACCTGGGGTTAAATACCACATTGTAAGAGGTGCGTTAGATAGTGCTGGAGTTAATAACAGAACTGTATCTAGATCTAAATATGGTACAAAAAGACCAAAAGTTAAAAAATAA
- a CDS encoding glycosyltransferase family 39 protein — protein sequence MFSKVAYSTLFYIVLAFILYMMFIQVNDVLSISYKEALNYFENFSVLTLLIKISTAFFGQNDLALRFPFVIFYFLSVILMYKITDDYFKLPKDRFITILIFMFLPGLLSAAILVNSAIVVTFFTLLYIYYYKTYNKHLYYLLPFLLLVDNSFAILFVALFLYSFRDSDKKLMSISLALAIISFFVYEFTVEGTPKGFLLDTFGIYAAIFSPILFLYFLYAIYRTAVNKKVDLIWYISATALVLSIILSFRQKVYIEDFAPFVVIFVPSMMVIFFHAYRVRLKEFRRNYNIFAYFVLFFLFLNVLFTFVNKPLYLILDKPTKHFANEYHFAKELANELKLRGVENIVTSDKVLALRLRFYKIGDKEDYFLSSHEFYNYDEKIVITYFGKEMLTFYLKKL from the coding sequence ATGTTTTCAAAAGTAGCCTATAGCACTCTTTTTTATATTGTTCTAGCTTTTATTTTATATATGATGTTTATTCAAGTAAATGATGTATTAAGTATCTCATATAAAGAGGCTCTAAACTACTTTGAAAATTTTTCTGTTTTAACGCTTTTAATAAAAATATCTACAGCTTTTTTTGGACAAAATGATTTAGCACTTAGATTTCCTTTTGTAATTTTCTATTTTTTAAGTGTAATTTTAATGTATAAAATTACAGATGATTACTTTAAGCTACCAAAAGATAGATTTATTACAATTTTAATTTTTATGTTTCTACCAGGACTTTTAAGTGCAGCTATTCTTGTAAATAGTGCAATAGTTGTTACATTTTTCACACTTTTATATATCTACTATTATAAAACTTATAATAAACATCTATACTATCTTTTACCATTTTTACTCTTAGTTGATAACTCATTTGCTATATTGTTTGTAGCACTATTTTTATACTCATTTAGAGATAGTGATAAAAAGCTTATGTCTATATCTTTGGCTTTAGCAATTATCTCATTTTTTGTTTATGAATTCACAGTTGAAGGGACTCCAAAAGGGTTTTTGCTTGATACATTTGGAATATATGCAGCTATCTTTTCTCCAATACTATTTTTATACTTTTTATATGCAATATATAGAACAGCTGTAAATAAAAAAGTTGATTTAATCTGGTATATAAGTGCTACAGCATTGGTATTGTCAATAATATTATCTTTTAGACAAAAAGTTTATATTGAAGATTTTGCTCCATTTGTTGTAATTTTTGTACCTTCAATGATGGTTATATTTTTTCACGCATATAGAGTTAGATTAAAAGAGTTTAGAAGAAATTACAATATTTTTGCCTATTTTGTACTATTTTTTCTATTTCTAAATGTTCTGTTTACTTTTGTAAATAAACCACTTTATCTAATTTTAGATAAACCAACAAAACACTTTGCAAATGAGTACCATTTTGCAAAAGAGTTGGCAAATGAGTTAAAATTAAGAGGAGTTGAAAATATTGTTACTAGTGATAAAGTTTTAGCTTTGAGATTAAGATTTTATAAAATTGGTGATAAAGAGGATTATTTTTTATCTTCACATGAATTTTATAATTATGATGAAAAAATTGTAATAACATATTTTGGTAAAGAGATGCTGACTTTTTACCTTAAAAAACTATGA
- a CDS encoding anthranilate synthase component II, whose product MILMIDNYDSFTYNIVQYCLELKADLKIVRNDELTLEQIIELNPSKIIISPGPATPNEAGVCLDVIKYFSGKKPIFGICLGHQAIAQAFGAKVVRAKNLMHGKTSKIKVLKGTKIFDGLPNEFTQTRYHSLIVEKQNLPEEIIVTSKSLDDDEIMSLEIKDKNVFGVQFHPESILSEYGHKMFENFLKV is encoded by the coding sequence ATGATTTTAATGATTGATAATTATGACAGCTTTACTTACAATATTGTTCAATACTGTTTAGAACTAAAAGCTGATTTGAAAATAGTAAGAAATGATGAGTTAACTTTAGAGCAGATTATAGAGTTAAATCCAAGTAAAATTATAATCTCTCCAGGACCAGCTACTCCAAATGAAGCTGGAGTTTGTTTAGATGTAATAAAATATTTTAGTGGCAAAAAACCAATTTTTGGTATATGTTTAGGACATCAAGCAATAGCACAAGCTTTTGGAGCAAAAGTAGTTCGTGCAAAAAATTTGATGCATGGAAAAACTTCAAAAATAAAAGTATTAAAAGGTACAAAGATATTTGATGGTTTACCAAATGAGTTTACACAAACAAGATATCACTCTTTAATAGTTGAAAAACAAAATCTTCCAGAAGAGATAATAGTTACTTCAAAAAGTTTGGATGATGATGAGATTATGTCTTTAGAGATTAAAGATAAAAATGTTTTTGGAGTACAATTTCATCCTGAATCTATATTAAGCGAATATGGACATAAGATGTTTGAAAATTTTTTAAAGGTTTAA
- a CDS encoding Fe(3+) ABC transporter substrate-binding protein, with product MFKKIALISIFFSSILFASNEVNVYSQRHYDSDKKIFKDFENKTGIKVNLVTAKAEELVSRLSIEGANSPADILITADIGNLYLAKQRGLTQSVSSKTLNENIPTHLRDEDGNWFAITKRARIFVYNPKNVNKADLGDYFSITKPQFKGKVITRTSTHAYNKSLMASIIAHHGEEKALEFAKGLSDNFARNPKGSDRDQIRAVASGEADIAIVNSYYLGVMANSEDKIDAQIAKELAIFFPAQETTGTHINISGASITKFSPNKDNAIKLIEYLTSIEAQGELAQGNYEYPVNPKVKPAGTVASWGEFKEDTIPLNEVGKYTQEAVEIASKGRWR from the coding sequence ATGTTTAAGAAAATAGCGCTAATTTCAATATTTTTTTCATCAATACTTTTTGCTTCAAATGAAGTAAATGTATATTCACAAAGACACTATGATTCAGATAAAAAGATATTTAAAGATTTTGAAAATAAAACAGGAATTAAAGTAAATCTTGTAACTGCAAAAGCTGAAGAGCTTGTTTCAAGACTATCAATTGAGGGTGCAAATAGTCCAGCTGATATTTTAATAACTGCTGATATTGGAAATTTATATTTAGCAAAACAAAGAGGATTAACTCAAAGTGTTAGCTCAAAAACTTTAAATGAAAATATACCAACTCACTTAAGAGATGAAGATGGTAACTGGTTTGCAATTACAAAAAGAGCTAGAATTTTTGTTTATAATCCAAAAAATGTAAATAAAGCAGATTTGGGTGACTATTTTAGTATTACAAAACCACAATTTAAAGGAAAAGTAATAACTAGAACATCAACTCACGCATACAATAAATCTCTTATGGCTTCAATTATTGCTCATCATGGAGAAGAGAAAGCTTTAGAGTTTGCAAAAGGGCTTTCAGATAATTTTGCAAGAAATCCAAAAGGAAGTGATAGAGATCAAATTAGAGCTGTAGCATCTGGTGAAGCTGATATTGCTATTGTAAACTCTTATTATCTTGGAGTTATGGCAAATAGTGAAGATAAAATAGATGCACAAATTGCAAAAGAGTTAGCCATATTTTTCCCAGCTCAAGAGACAACAGGAACTCATATAAATATCTCAGGAGCTAGTATTACAAAATTCTCTCCAAATAAAGATAATGCTATAAAATTAATTGAGTATCTAACAAGTATTGAAGCTCAAGGTGAATTGGCTCAAGGAAATTATGAATATCCTGTAAATCCAAAGGTAAAACCAGCTGGAACAGTTGCTTCTTGGGGAGAGTTTAAAGAGGATACAATTCCTTTAAATGAAGTTGGAAAATATACGCAAGAGGCTGTAGAGATAGCTTCTAAAGGAAGATGGAGATAA
- a CDS encoding ABC transporter permease: protein MEIKSFKKYLAPILGLSISFPILILILYFFINSSFSKTFLEDGYIYEYSKNSTILLIGTLFGVLILGTITSYLSARFTYFGSKFFALCFVLPLAYPAYILGYTYVGFFEYRGIFSQIFANPALKVDILNMYGAIFIFSIAMFPYVYIMARVSFGSISKSIFELVSLQKISSTKAFFKIYLPLAYPALFGGALLALMETLSDYGTVLYFGVETFSVGIFKSWFGLDDLVGAINVAIVLLIFVFSLLLVEYNIRKKLRFSSSTNSSEKVSKIELKGKENFFAFLISFIVALITLFIPTSILIYWAFLDIFTLDFTAFEYLFNTLSLNIASSLFIISLAFLIVYFLRFFPTKISYATHKLSMLGYSIPGAVVAVGLLIISNFIDRSLGVMFFGGSFIVLIFAYTTRYFAASVGSVENGFSKIPSSIDDVSRIFCENEAKSIFKIYLPILKPYLLSGFLILYIDIAKELPATLILRPFNFDTLAVRIYELASNEMLYKTGFPSLILVTTTAIAVIFLAYKPKRRKTK, encoded by the coding sequence ATGGAGATAAAAAGTTTTAAAAAATACTTAGCCCCAATTTTGGGCTTAAGTATATCATTTCCCATTCTTATTTTAATACTTTACTTCTTTATAAATAGCTCTTTTTCTAAAACTTTTTTAGAAGATGGTTATATTTATGAATATAGTAAAAATAGTACCATATTACTTATTGGTACACTTTTTGGTGTACTAATTTTAGGAACAATTACCTCATATTTAAGTGCAAGATTTACATATTTTGGAAGCAAGTTTTTTGCTTTGTGTTTTGTACTTCCTTTAGCATATCCAGCTTATATTTTAGGTTACACTTATGTTGGATTTTTTGAGTACAGAGGAATATTTTCTCAAATATTTGCAAATCCTGCTTTAAAAGTTGATATCTTAAATATGTATGGAGCAATTTTTATATTCTCAATTGCAATGTTTCCATATGTTTATATCATGGCAAGAGTATCTTTTGGCTCTATTTCAAAATCTATTTTTGAACTTGTATCTTTGCAAAAAATAAGTTCTACAAAAGCCTTTTTCAAAATATATCTCCCACTTGCATATCCAGCACTTTTTGGTGGAGCATTACTAGCACTTATGGAAACTTTAAGTGATTATGGAACAGTTTTATATTTTGGAGTTGAGACTTTTAGTGTTGGTATTTTTAAAAGTTGGTTTGGACTTGATGATTTAGTTGGAGCTATAAATGTAGCTATTGTTCTTCTTATTTTTGTATTTTCACTTCTTTTAGTAGAGTACAATATTAGAAAAAAACTTCGTTTTTCAAGCTCAACAAATAGTAGCGAAAAAGTATCAAAAATAGAGCTAAAAGGAAAAGAGAACTTTTTTGCATTTTTAATCTCTTTTATAGTTGCTTTAATTACTCTTTTTATTCCAACATCTATTTTAATTTATTGGGCATTTTTAGATATTTTTACACTTGATTTTACAGCATTTGAGTATCTATTTAATACTTTAAGTTTAAATATAGCTTCAAGTTTGTTTATAATATCTTTAGCATTTTTAATAGTATATTTTTTAAGATTTTTCCCAACAAAAATATCATACGCAACTCATAAATTATCAATGCTAGGTTACTCAATTCCTGGAGCTGTTGTTGCTGTTGGATTGCTTATTATCTCAAATTTTATAGATAGAAGTTTAGGAGTGATGTTTTTTGGTGGCTCATTTATAGTGTTGATTTTTGCATACACTACAAGATATTTTGCAGCAAGTGTTGGAAGTGTTGAAAACGGTTTTAGCAAAATTCCATCATCTATTGATGATGTATCAAGAATATTTTGTGAAAATGAAGCCAAATCAATATTTAAAATCTATCTTCCAATATTAAAACCATATTTATTAAGTGGATTTTTAATTTTATACATAGATATTGCAAAAGAGTTACCAGCAACTTTGATTTTAAGACCATTTAACTTTGATACTTTAGCAGTTAGAATTTATGAATTAGCAAGTAATGAGATGCTTTATAAAACAGGTTTCCCATCACTTATTTTAGTAACCACTACTGCAATTGCAGTTATATTTTTAGCTTATAAACCAAAAAGAAGAAAAACAAAATGA
- a CDS encoding ABC transporter ATP-binding protein yields MKKIVEIKNLRKIFCKGDICVANSINFDLYEGEIFTILGTSGSGKTTFLRMLAGLEKPDSGEIKIDGKVVFDNKTNIEPNKRETAIVFQNYALLPHLNVASNIVFGSNASKDELKEILEKTKLKGHENKYPHELSGGQQQRVALARALINKPKILLLDEPLSNIDTELRNILRVELKETIKEFNITALFITHDKEDAFFLSDRIAIMNGGDILQTGTCKELYNRPVDLYCANFLGKVTKIDENLYIRPENIKISDDGDIEGVIKEIIFYGNFYEVVVFANNQEFLIHSFDDTIEVNQKVKLKLENRVIRF; encoded by the coding sequence ATGAAAAAAATAGTTGAAATAAAAAATTTAAGAAAAATATTTTGCAAAGGTGATATTTGTGTTGCAAATAGCATAAATTTTGATTTATATGAGGGTGAAATATTCACAATTTTAGGAACAAGTGGAAGCGGAAAAACTACTTTTTTAAGAATGTTAGCAGGACTTGAAAAACCTGATAGTGGAGAGATAAAAATAGATGGTAAAGTTGTTTTTGATAATAAAACAAATATAGAACCAAACAAAAGAGAAACTGCAATTGTTTTTCAAAATTATGCTCTGCTACCTCACTTAAATGTAGCTTCAAATATAGTTTTTGGAAGCAATGCTAGTAAAGATGAATTAAAAGAGATTTTAGAAAAAACAAAACTAAAAGGTCATGAAAATAAATATCCACACGAACTAAGTGGTGGTCAGCAACAACGAGTTGCACTTGCACGAGCTTTGATAAACAAACCAAAAATTCTTCTTCTTGATGAGCCTTTAAGCAATATTGACACAGAGCTTAGAAATATTTTAAGAGTTGAGCTAAAAGAGACAATAAAAGAGTTTAACATAACTGCACTATTCATTACTCACGATAAAGAGGATGCCTTTTTCTTATCTGATAGAATTGCTATTATGAATGGTGGTGATATTTTGCAAACTGGAACTTGCAAAGAGCTTTATAATAGACCAGTTGATCTATATTGTGCAAACTTTTTAGGAAAAGTTACAAAGATTGATGAGAACTTATATATAAGACCTGAAAATATAAAAATATCAGATGATGGTGATATTGAAGGTGTTATAAAAGAGATAATTTTTTATGGAAACTTTTATGAAGTTGTTGTTTTTGCAAATAATCAAGAGTTTTTAATACATAGCTTTGATGATACAATTGAAGTTAATCAAAAAGTAAAACTAAAACTTGAAAATAGAGTTATAAGATTTTAG